One segment of Pseudoalteromonas rubra DNA contains the following:
- the dapF gene encoding diaminopimelate epimerase, which translates to MFVNFSKMHGLGNDFVVVDNVTQNVFLSRDQIRKLAHRNFGIGFDQLLLVEPPYSPDLDFHYRIFNADGTEVEQCGNGARCFARFVRMKGLTNKHKVSVSTKGGNITLFTEKDGQVTVNMGKPEFAPAQVPFKAKQQEQTYILRAEEHTVFCGVVSMGNPHCVIEVEDIEQADVDTLGPLLEQHERFPKRANIGFMQIINREHIKLRVWERGAAETLACGSGACAAAVIGIAQDKLASTVRVDLPGGSIQVRWNGPGQSVKMTGPAEHVFDGQIAL; encoded by the coding sequence ATGTTTGTAAATTTTTCTAAGATGCATGGTTTGGGCAATGACTTCGTCGTCGTGGACAACGTGACCCAAAATGTCTTTTTGTCACGAGACCAGATCCGTAAACTGGCACACCGTAATTTTGGCATCGGTTTCGATCAGCTGCTTTTGGTTGAACCGCCCTATTCCCCGGACCTGGACTTCCACTACCGCATATTTAATGCCGACGGCACCGAAGTAGAACAATGCGGCAATGGCGCGCGCTGCTTTGCCCGCTTTGTCCGCATGAAAGGCCTGACCAATAAGCATAAAGTGAGTGTCTCCACCAAAGGTGGCAACATTACCCTGTTCACCGAAAAGGATGGACAAGTCACTGTCAACATGGGCAAACCAGAATTTGCGCCTGCACAGGTCCCGTTTAAGGCAAAGCAACAAGAGCAAACCTATATTTTACGTGCCGAAGAACACACCGTTTTTTGTGGCGTAGTTTCCATGGGTAACCCCCATTGTGTGATAGAAGTCGAAGACATTGAGCAAGCAGACGTCGACACATTGGGACCCTTACTGGAACAACACGAACGGTTTCCAAAACGTGCTAATATTGGCTTTATGCAAATCATTAATCGTGAACACATCAAGTTACGTGTCTGGGAACGAGGTGCTGCGGAAACCCTCGCATGCGGCAGTGGGGCTTGCGCCGCTGCGGTGATCGGCATTGCTCAGGATAAACTAGCCAGTACAGTGCGAGTCGACTTACCCGGTGGGAGTATTCAGGTACGCTGGAATGGGCCAGGGCAAAGCGTCAAAATGACGGGTCCTGCAGAGCACGTCTTCGACGGACAAATTGCATTATGA
- a CDS encoding peptide MFS transporter, whose amino-acid sequence MSSLDTHQDTGFFGHPRGLSTLFFTEMWERMSYYGMRALLVLFMTASLQEEGLEFTVAAAAAIYGLYTGAVYFLGLPGGWIADRLLGGQRTVWYGGIIIMCGHIVLAIPAHETFFIGLILVAAGTGLLKPNISAMVGQLYRDEDERRDGGYALYYMGINLGSVLGYTICGYFMENLGWHWAFGAAAVGMGVGLIQYRKTLGNIAHVGDQPSNPLSAAKARKAWSVIAAVVAAVAGVVALTYTGLIIINPVVVAQYVAVAFTLIFFAYYGFIYFAGELAHDEKRKMWALFLVCVASACFWSGFEQAGSSLNLFARDYTDRLIGDFSIPTAWFQSTNSFFIIILSPFFAALWINLAKRMISPSYTVKCAIGLVIMASGFIVMFFAAQYAAQGLKVAPMWLVTTYFLHTVGELCLSPVALSAVSKLSPKRFAGQMMGVFVLTYSIGNIISGLLAGNFDPNNVEQMPNLYLQISLFCIGVGILVGLFGLRAKIWEGQTQQQAA is encoded by the coding sequence ATGTCATCACTGGATACCCATCAGGATACCGGGTTTTTTGGCCACCCTCGGGGCCTCTCTACCCTCTTCTTCACCGAAATGTGGGAGCGCATGAGCTATTATGGTATGCGCGCCTTATTAGTACTGTTTATGACAGCGTCTTTACAAGAGGAAGGCCTTGAATTTACCGTCGCCGCAGCGGCTGCCATCTACGGTTTATACACAGGCGCTGTGTACTTTCTGGGTTTACCCGGTGGCTGGATAGCGGACCGTTTGCTAGGCGGACAACGTACCGTCTGGTATGGCGGGATCATCATTATGTGTGGTCATATTGTACTGGCCATTCCCGCCCATGAGACCTTTTTCATTGGGCTGATCCTGGTGGCTGCAGGCACTGGTCTGCTAAAGCCCAATATCAGCGCGATGGTTGGTCAGCTTTATCGTGATGAAGACGAACGACGCGATGGTGGCTATGCACTTTATTACATGGGTATCAATTTAGGCTCAGTGCTGGGATATACCATCTGTGGCTATTTCATGGAAAACCTGGGCTGGCACTGGGCATTTGGTGCTGCCGCTGTGGGTATGGGCGTTGGTCTTATTCAGTATCGCAAGACCCTGGGTAATATTGCCCATGTCGGCGACCAACCCAGCAACCCGCTATCTGCAGCTAAGGCACGCAAGGCCTGGTCGGTCATAGCAGCAGTGGTGGCTGCCGTCGCTGGCGTCGTGGCGCTGACCTATACAGGGTTGATCATCATTAACCCGGTTGTTGTTGCTCAATACGTGGCAGTGGCATTTACCCTTATCTTCTTCGCCTACTATGGATTCATCTACTTCGCCGGCGAACTGGCGCACGATGAGAAACGCAAAATGTGGGCACTCTTTTTGGTCTGTGTGGCCTCAGCCTGCTTCTGGTCAGGGTTTGAGCAGGCCGGATCTTCACTGAATCTGTTTGCGCGCGATTACACTGACCGACTTATTGGTGACTTCAGTATTCCAACAGCCTGGTTCCAGTCGACCAACTCCTTTTTTATCATTATCTTGTCTCCTTTCTTTGCAGCCCTGTGGATCAACCTGGCAAAGCGCATGATCTCCCCATCATACACAGTAAAATGTGCCATTGGTCTGGTGATTATGGCCAGCGGCTTTATTGTCATGTTCTTTGCTGCGCAATATGCTGCTCAAGGTCTTAAGGTCGCCCCCATGTGGCTGGTAACCACTTACTTCCTGCATACGGTTGGTGAGTTATGCCTGAGCCCCGTAGCACTGAGTGCCGTCAGCAAGCTGTCACCAAAGCGCTTTGCCGGACAGATGATGGGCGTGTTTGTGTTAACTTATTCTATCGGAAACATCATCTCTGGCCTGCTGGCCGGTAACTTTGACCCCAATAATGTTGAGCAGATGCCTAATCTGTATCTGCAGATCAGCCTGTTCTGTATTGGTGTGGGGATCCTGGTTGGCCTGTTTGGCTTGCGAGCCAAAATCTGGGAAGGTCAGACTCAGCAACAAGCCGCTTAG
- a CDS encoding sensor domain-containing diguanylate cyclase, producing MPIAQHFYSQPDEVELVKVKLFKQVAYYCLCLHLLFIFAFWYSHVYILSIANIASVAAWATGIYLLNRGHSHLALRVFCVEVTGHSVLVCATLGMDYGFQYYLWTIACMLLLDMKLKLRLAIVLSLSMIVLFALLFELYSSVNTPFLFQEYARSIHFINVFVCGLPMIYVIGHVRESTFIQRRQLAKLAARDPLTNLFNRRYAKELILRAHSSCAHNGQSLCVVMADLDHFKQINDQLGHDMGDEVLQTVSDILREHVTDQDIAVRWGGEEFLLVLVDCTQEEALIRIETLRQTLEKQRFNGEELTATMSFGVALWHTALPFSVTLQLADDALYTSKAQGRNRVTAAHTN from the coding sequence GTGCCGATTGCGCAACATTTTTATAGTCAGCCGGATGAAGTAGAGCTGGTCAAAGTGAAGCTGTTTAAGCAAGTCGCATACTATTGTTTATGCTTACATTTGCTGTTTATCTTTGCTTTTTGGTACAGCCATGTCTATATCCTGTCCATCGCTAACATCGCCAGCGTTGCAGCCTGGGCAACGGGGATTTACCTGCTTAACCGGGGTCACAGCCACCTGGCACTGCGGGTTTTTTGTGTCGAAGTCACGGGACACTCGGTGCTGGTGTGTGCCACCTTAGGGATGGATTATGGCTTCCAATATTACCTGTGGACCATCGCCTGCATGTTGCTGCTGGATATGAAGCTAAAGTTACGACTGGCCATTGTTCTGTCTCTCAGCATGATTGTCTTGTTTGCCTTGCTGTTTGAGCTTTACAGCTCCGTAAATACCCCTTTTTTATTTCAGGAGTATGCCCGCTCTATTCACTTTATCAATGTATTCGTGTGCGGCTTACCTATGATCTATGTCATTGGCCATGTTCGCGAAAGTACCTTTATTCAGCGTCGCCAGCTAGCTAAGTTGGCAGCCAGAGACCCGCTCACCAATTTATTTAATCGCCGCTATGCCAAAGAACTGATCCTCAGAGCGCACAGCAGCTGTGCACACAACGGACAAAGCCTTTGTGTGGTCATGGCCGATCTCGACCATTTTAAACAGATTAATGACCAACTGGGTCATGATATGGGGGATGAGGTACTGCAAACCGTCTCTGATATCTTGCGCGAACATGTCACCGATCAGGATATCGCCGTCAGGTGGGGCGGTGAGGAGTTTTTGCTCGTGCTGGTTGATTGTACCCAGGAAGAAGCGCTCATACGCATTGAAACATTGCGGCAAACCCTTGAGAAGCAACGCTTTAATGGCGAAGAACTCACTGCAACCATGAGTTTTGGCGTGGCTTTGTGGCATACCGCTTTGCCTTTTTCTG
- a CDS encoding DUF484 family protein — protein MSRSSNSLTPEQVQAFLHQHPDFLLTHPYLLLELNLYNETQGAPNLALLQLRTLREQNQQQQKQIAQMVAHAQENEQIYRLFSECQRRLWQCQDVGALSELLSDELTQLPNVSHCQLINLTDDSEQARAVNALRQNRLKACNRYLGRLSASERSSLITDTRCQSFALYTLGENDNPHTVLLFASHCADHFAPGNGDLFVSELVSSLQLRLQHLA, from the coding sequence ATGAGCCGCTCCTCAAATTCACTGACACCCGAACAGGTGCAAGCGTTTCTCCACCAGCACCCCGATTTTTTGCTGACGCACCCTTACCTGTTACTGGAGCTGAACCTGTATAACGAGACGCAAGGTGCGCCTAACCTGGCATTGTTACAACTACGCACATTACGTGAGCAAAACCAGCAACAGCAAAAGCAAATTGCACAGATGGTCGCGCATGCACAAGAGAATGAACAGATTTATCGCTTGTTCAGCGAATGTCAGCGACGCCTCTGGCAATGCCAGGACGTCGGTGCGCTGAGTGAGCTCTTAAGCGATGAACTAACACAGTTGCCCAACGTCAGTCACTGCCAACTGATCAATCTCACTGACGACAGTGAGCAGGCCCGTGCGGTCAACGCCCTCAGACAAAACCGTCTGAAAGCGTGTAACCGTTACCTGGGTCGCCTGAGTGCTTCAGAACGTAGCAGCCTGATCACGGATACCCGTTGCCAGTCATTCGCCCTCTACACACTCGGGGAAAACGATAACCCACACACAGTATTGCTATTTGCGAGTCATTGCGCCGATCACTTTGCTCCCGGCAATGGCGATCTGTTCGTCAGTGAACTGGTGTCTTCTTTGCAACTCAGGTTGCAACACCTGGCATGA
- the lptM gene encoding LPS translocon maturation chaperone LptM, whose protein sequence is MKATYTQFSLFTLILTSLLLLSACGQSGPLYLPEQRPQPTNAPEQAPQPAQDTTPSENDDTKQES, encoded by the coding sequence ATGAAAGCGACATACACTCAATTTAGCCTATTTACCCTGATCTTGACCAGCCTCTTGCTACTAAGTGCATGCGGTCAAAGTGGGCCTTTGTATTTACCCGAGCAACGTCCCCAACCGACCAATGCGCCCGAGCAAGCACCTCAGCCTGCCCAGGATACTACACCGTCTGAAAACGATGATACGAAACAGGAGTCGTAA
- a CDS encoding retropepsin-like aspartic protease, with product MQVKSILLGLSLLLNGYLGWQLYRPSPAMSDHSSTIPTVPAVITSQSNERQTPLLITQAQQAFQQAHYEQALASLLQARGTHPDAASQAIKQWWHWINAQLDQASHAQLFAQLALVQGFLRAEPQALAAQRLEILLYQALAQPDEALNRLLIAYRRNPHYADWQSLVDTLLISRLIELSQQQQWHELLTLAAPWYDEKPHLLPLLTHQVKAHLALSQPDEALFLIAQADDTLRHHQETEALQQQAQALQQGVTHVPLRRLGSHFVLEAQLAGTTIELMIDTGASVTSLTQQQFSILNQAVDYLDTRTVSTANGLANVEFYQSEQMQIGDQVRGPIQFAVMNEMRAGPGLLGMNFLRYFDFDIDQRNAVLILRPRSQN from the coding sequence ATGCAGGTGAAATCGATACTCTTAGGGCTGTCTTTGCTACTCAATGGGTATTTGGGTTGGCAGCTCTATCGCCCTTCACCTGCTATGTCAGATCATTCTTCCACCATACCAACCGTCCCAGCTGTCATTACAAGCCAGTCCAATGAACGCCAGACGCCATTACTAATTACCCAGGCACAGCAAGCATTTCAACAGGCTCACTATGAACAGGCTCTGGCCAGCCTGCTGCAAGCGCGAGGGACACACCCTGACGCCGCGAGCCAGGCCATCAAGCAGTGGTGGCATTGGATCAACGCACAGCTGGACCAGGCTTCACATGCTCAGCTGTTTGCACAACTCGCCCTGGTTCAGGGTTTCCTCAGAGCTGAGCCACAAGCACTGGCAGCACAGCGCCTTGAAATTCTCTTGTATCAGGCGCTAGCGCAGCCCGATGAAGCACTCAACCGACTCCTCATTGCGTATCGACGCAACCCCCATTACGCAGACTGGCAATCTCTGGTCGACACCCTGTTAATCTCGCGCCTGATCGAGCTGAGCCAACAACAACAATGGCATGAGCTGTTGACTCTGGCCGCGCCCTGGTACGATGAAAAGCCGCACCTGCTGCCACTGCTGACGCATCAGGTCAAAGCGCACCTGGCCTTATCTCAGCCAGACGAAGCCCTGTTTTTAATTGCACAAGCAGACGACACCTTACGCCATCATCAGGAAACAGAAGCATTGCAACAGCAAGCACAGGCGTTGCAACAAGGGGTTACACACGTACCACTGCGTCGTCTCGGTAGCCATTTTGTGCTTGAAGCCCAGCTGGCAGGCACCACCATCGAATTGATGATCGACACAGGTGCCAGCGTCACCTCGCTGACCCAGCAACAATTTTCAATTCTAAATCAGGCTGTTGATTACCTAGATACCCGAACTGTATCAACCGCCAATGGGCTGGCTAATGTGGAATTTTACCAAAGTGAGCAAATGCAGATTGGCGATCAGGTTCGCGGGCCCATACAGTTTGCCGTCATGAATGAAATGCGCGCCGGACCGGGTTTGCTAGGCATGAATTTTTTGCGTTACTTTGATTTTGACATCGATCAGCGTAATGCCGTACTGATTTTGCGCCCCCGTAGTCAGAATTGA
- a CDS encoding multidrug transporter: MEWIAFTCLAAFSQAWRNALQSRLSQHASVASVTLARFLLATPLAALYLLGLYHWQTAPALTLNPTLVGYIAGASIMQIIATGLMVILFKRNNYAVGVGLAKSEALLAAILGMVFFGSHLSALGWIGVLLGGIAVLLLSGVTLRHFQLTTALLGLACGGAFALTSLWVREASIATQLPFPHSAAWVLLLVLSCQTLILACYLSYAEADSWRQLWQHRRLTCAISTTSCIGSVGWFSAMSLQHVAYVKTLGQIEVFFSLAIAVWWLKAPVARRDTLGLLLIALAAILVMMS; encoded by the coding sequence ATGGAATGGATTGCCTTTACCTGCCTCGCCGCCTTCAGCCAGGCCTGGCGCAATGCGCTGCAAAGCCGCCTGAGTCAGCACGCCAGCGTCGCCAGTGTCACACTGGCCCGTTTTCTGCTGGCCACCCCTCTGGCTGCTTTATACTTGCTGGGCCTGTATCACTGGCAAACAGCACCGGCACTCACCCTAAACCCGACATTGGTAGGCTATATTGCGGGCGCGAGTATTATGCAAATCATTGCAACCGGACTCATGGTGATATTATTCAAACGCAATAATTATGCGGTCGGTGTGGGACTGGCAAAAAGTGAGGCTCTATTGGCGGCTATCCTGGGGATGGTCTTTTTCGGATCTCATCTGAGCGCGCTGGGCTGGATAGGTGTCTTGCTGGGGGGTATTGCGGTGCTGTTACTCAGCGGTGTGACACTGCGCCACTTTCAATTGACGACAGCCCTGTTAGGACTTGCCTGTGGCGGTGCCTTTGCCCTCACCTCTTTGTGGGTCCGAGAAGCCAGTATCGCCACCCAGTTGCCCTTCCCGCATAGCGCGGCCTGGGTGCTGTTACTGGTGCTATCCTGTCAAACCTTAATACTGGCCTGCTACCTAAGCTATGCGGAGGCAGACTCCTGGCGTCAGCTTTGGCAACACCGCCGACTCACCTGTGCCATCAGTACTACCAGCTGTATCGGCTCTGTTGGCTGGTTTAGTGCCATGAGTCTGCAGCACGTTGCCTATGTTAAAACATTGGGTCAGATCGAAGTATTCTTTTCGCTTGCCATCGCAGTGTGGTGGCTAAAAGCCCCGGTTGCCCGGCGTGATACCCTGGGGTTACTACTCATCGCACTGGCTGCAATCCTGGTAATGATGAGTTAG
- the lysA gene encoding diaminopimelate decarboxylase gives MDFFHYQDNQLHAEQVPISDIAAQYGTPCYVYSRKTLERHYHAFTDAAQGHPHLVCYAVKANSNLAVLNVLARLGAGFDIVSQGELARVLKAGGDPTKIVFSGVAKTAQEIAYALNTGIKCFNVESAAELHRISEVASELNLRAPISIRVNPDIDAKTHPYISTGLKENKFGIDIKEAFDVYQLACALPGLEVVGIDFHIGSQLTEVAPFIAALDKVLALVQTLESAGITLKHLDIGGGLGVPYDSEKPPHPSAYAAEVKARLAEYQHLELIFEPGRAIAANAGLLVTKVEYLKPTKEKHFAIVDAGMNDMLRPSLYQAWQQIIAVAPRQDDTPLHTYDVVGPVCETGDFIGKDRPLAIQPGDLLAQRGAGAYGFTMSSNYNSRPRIAEIMVDGDTCHLIRKRETLESLWQGEQVLP, from the coding sequence ATGGATTTCTTTCACTATCAGGATAACCAATTGCATGCCGAGCAGGTGCCCATAAGCGACATCGCTGCACAATATGGTACACCTTGTTATGTGTATTCACGCAAGACGCTGGAGCGTCATTATCATGCATTCACCGATGCCGCACAGGGACATCCACATCTGGTGTGTTATGCCGTCAAAGCCAACAGTAACCTGGCGGTACTCAATGTACTTGCCAGACTCGGCGCAGGCTTTGATATCGTGTCCCAGGGTGAGTTAGCACGGGTGCTCAAAGCAGGCGGCGATCCCACCAAAATTGTGTTTTCTGGTGTCGCTAAAACCGCACAGGAGATAGCTTATGCACTCAATACAGGCATCAAATGCTTTAATGTAGAGTCCGCAGCTGAATTGCATCGCATCAGCGAAGTCGCCAGTGAGCTCAATCTACGTGCGCCTATTTCAATTCGTGTGAACCCGGATATAGATGCCAAAACACACCCCTACATTTCTACCGGATTAAAAGAAAACAAGTTTGGTATCGATATCAAAGAAGCCTTTGATGTTTATCAGCTGGCTTGTGCTTTGCCAGGTCTGGAAGTAGTGGGGATAGACTTCCACATCGGCTCACAGCTTACTGAGGTTGCCCCCTTTATTGCCGCACTAGACAAAGTGCTGGCTTTGGTTCAGACCCTGGAATCAGCCGGTATCACACTGAAGCACTTGGATATTGGGGGTGGCCTGGGCGTGCCGTACGACAGTGAAAAACCACCTCACCCCAGTGCCTATGCCGCTGAAGTCAAAGCACGGCTGGCTGAGTATCAACATCTGGAGCTAATTTTTGAACCTGGTCGTGCGATTGCCGCCAACGCCGGGCTGTTGGTCACCAAAGTGGAGTACCTCAAGCCAACCAAAGAAAAGCATTTTGCCATTGTTGATGCAGGCATGAATGATATGTTGCGGCCCTCGCTGTATCAGGCCTGGCAACAAATTATTGCCGTTGCCCCCAGACAGGATGATACCCCGTTACACACCTATGATGTGGTAGGTCCGGTGTGCGAAACCGGTGACTTTATCGGTAAAGACAGGCCGTTAGCGATTCAACCTGGTGATCTGCTGGCGCAACGCGGTGCAGGTGCCTATGGCTTTACCATGAGCTCAAATTACAACTCACGCCCTCGGATTGCAGAAATCATGGTCGACGGCGATACTTGTCACTTGATCCGCAAAAGAGAGACCTTAGAATCACTGTGGCAGGGTGAGCAAGTGCTTCCGTAA
- a CDS encoding pseudouridine synthase — protein MRLAKYLSHCGVCSRRQASRLIEAAEVTVNGRPANHIDHVTETDHILVSGLLVKGPAPKQLYMYHKPVGIDCKLRPDDPNSLSHHLPPGERVYPIGRLDKDSRGLLLLTNDGELCNRLIHPKHHQEKEYRVVVDRPFDEQFCARMSAGVPVDGTTTQVCRVEPITADTFTIVLKQGLNRQIRKMARYCGYRVVDLYRVRIANLKLDAQVLPAGHYQPIALTQLKLEEQEK, from the coding sequence ATGCGCCTAGCCAAATATCTGAGCCACTGTGGTGTCTGTTCCCGCCGTCAGGCGTCACGATTAATCGAAGCCGCCGAAGTCACGGTTAATGGTCGCCCGGCCAACCACATAGATCATGTCACAGAGACTGATCATATTCTCGTCAGCGGTCTGTTGGTTAAGGGGCCTGCCCCCAAACAACTCTACATGTATCACAAACCAGTTGGCATCGACTGTAAATTGCGCCCGGACGACCCAAATAGCCTGAGCCATCATTTGCCACCTGGTGAACGTGTTTACCCCATTGGCCGATTAGACAAAGACAGCCGTGGATTGTTACTACTAACCAATGACGGTGAGCTTTGTAACCGCCTGATCCACCCCAAACATCATCAGGAAAAAGAATACCGAGTGGTGGTGGACCGCCCCTTTGATGAACAGTTTTGTGCCCGAATGAGTGCAGGTGTGCCGGTTGATGGCACGACAACCCAGGTCTGTCGGGTTGAGCCAATCACAGCAGATACCTTTACCATCGTCCTCAAGCAGGGATTAAATCGTCAGATCCGCAAAATGGCGCGCTACTGCGGTTATCGGGTGGTGGATTTATACCGGGTGCGAATAGCCAACCTAAAACTTGATGCACAAGTTTTGCCAGCGGGTCACTATCAACCCATAGCGTTGACACAGCTTAAGCTCGAAGAGCAAGAAAAATAG
- a CDS encoding dTDP-4-dehydrorhamnose reductase family protein: MQTIAITGATGLLGRALVKILETQYTIIGCGFRRAAPPLVSLDLSDQQAINAFLDQYAPDVLIHAAAERKPDVCETDHAQTLALNVAASEHLATQCSQRGIRLFFISTDYVFDGTQPPYTEQAHTNPLNFYGQSKQQAEQAVLSSDPTHCVVRVPVLYGDVEYLAESAVTVIAEQLKLNATSAHDDWAIRYPTHVEDIALTLADLVALPAKKLGGIYHMSDNQAMTKYQMARIMAPLVGIDGEQLIALPEPTQSAARPHNCALQDTRLHLLGITHQRDFGSAIAAILNQHG, translated from the coding sequence ATGCAAACCATCGCCATTACCGGTGCAACCGGACTACTGGGACGCGCACTTGTCAAAATACTGGAGACGCAATACACAATCATAGGGTGTGGCTTCCGTCGTGCCGCCCCGCCACTGGTGTCTCTTGATTTATCCGACCAGCAAGCCATCAACGCTTTTCTCGATCAGTATGCACCGGACGTGCTAATCCACGCTGCGGCAGAGCGAAAACCTGATGTCTGTGAAACCGACCATGCTCAAACACTCGCGCTGAATGTAGCAGCCAGTGAACACCTGGCTACACAATGTAGCCAAAGAGGCATCCGCTTATTTTTTATCAGCACCGATTACGTTTTTGATGGCACTCAACCGCCTTACACTGAACAGGCGCACACCAACCCGCTAAACTTTTATGGCCAAAGTAAGCAACAAGCTGAACAAGCCGTGCTATCGAGCGACCCTACACATTGTGTGGTCCGAGTGCCGGTGCTGTATGGGGATGTTGAATACCTGGCAGAGTCAGCTGTCACTGTGATTGCTGAGCAACTCAAGTTGAATGCAACAAGTGCCCATGACGACTGGGCAATCCGCTATCCCACCCATGTTGAAGACATTGCTCTGACACTGGCAGACCTGGTAGCGCTACCAGCAAAAAAACTAGGCGGTATCTACCACATGTCAGATAACCAGGCGATGACCAAGTATCAAATGGCACGGATCATGGCACCGCTGGTGGGCATAGATGGAGAACAACTCATCGCTTTGCCAGAACCAACCCAAAGCGCAGCCCGGCCACACAACTGTGCGCTTCAGGACACTCGCCTGCATCTATTGGGTATCACCCATCAGCGGGACTTTGGCTCCGCGATAGCAGCTATACTGAATCAGCACGGATAG
- a CDS encoding HAD-IA family hydrolase, protein MRFNRAIDKIQVLSFDLDDTLYNNHPVIAAAVQAMNDYVNALAPWHAQGPQFWLACRQHVALQQPELTHDVTRWRQVALRYGLQQAGFSASEIDTHAEAAYQAFATARSQIVVDASVLALLASLRKRFRLIAITNGNVEIERFNLAGQFEYVLMAGRDGRAKPHADLFDAACQHCAVAPHQLLHIGDSLDTDVQGANLAGCRSVWLNNQDTSYHYQGLADLEISDIHALSVLAD, encoded by the coding sequence ATGCGATTTAACCGTGCCATTGATAAGATTCAGGTGCTGAGCTTTGACCTGGATGATACGCTGTATAACAACCACCCAGTGATCGCAGCCGCGGTTCAAGCGATGAACGATTATGTCAACGCACTGGCTCCCTGGCATGCTCAAGGTCCACAGTTTTGGCTCGCATGTCGCCAACACGTCGCTTTACAACAACCAGAGCTTACCCATGATGTCACTCGTTGGCGTCAAGTTGCACTGCGCTATGGTTTACAACAAGCTGGATTCAGCGCCTCAGAAATAGACACGCATGCCGAGGCAGCCTACCAGGCTTTTGCTACAGCTCGCAGTCAAATCGTGGTCGATGCGTCGGTACTGGCGCTGTTAGCAAGCCTGAGAAAGCGCTTTCGGCTCATCGCCATCACCAATGGTAATGTGGAAATAGAGCGCTTCAATCTGGCCGGCCAGTTCGAATACGTGCTCATGGCAGGCCGAGATGGTCGCGCCAAACCCCATGCCGATCTGTTTGACGCCGCGTGTCAGCATTGCGCAGTAGCGCCGCACCAGTTGCTGCACATTGGGGATAGCCTGGATACAGACGTACAGGGTGCAAACCTGGCTGGATGTCGCAGCGTATGGCTGAATAACCAGGATACTTCCTACCATTATCAGGGCCTTGCTGATCTTGAGATCTCAGACATACACGCCCTGTCAGTGCTGGCTGACTAA
- the xerC gene encoding tyrosine recombinase XerC codes for MSKPHLDANPNTLDPRWLEPIADFAAYLKFERQYSAHTLGQYQRQLLQAAAFFAPHCDHWLEVSSELVRRYSVQLRTRQYNPRSINLKLSCVRSLYKFLQHKQSINHDTHNPAQGLQGPKFQKPLPKSLDVDQMAQLLDIEDDDVLAVRDKAMMELMYSSGLRISELVNANLHDIRDGEIRVLGKGNKERVVPVGSKALDAIAQWLKHRPQFAHADETALFVSKRKTRISVRHVRARMQQWGIRQGITGTIHPHKLRHSFATHLLESSGDLRAIQEMLGHTSLSATQVYTHVDFGHLAKVYDNAHPRARKQRKD; via the coding sequence ATGAGTAAGCCGCACCTTGATGCTAACCCCAATACACTCGACCCGCGCTGGCTCGAGCCAATCGCTGACTTTGCCGCCTATTTGAAGTTTGAGCGCCAGTACTCGGCACACACACTCGGACAATATCAGCGTCAGTTATTGCAAGCCGCCGCGTTTTTTGCCCCACACTGTGATCACTGGCTGGAAGTCAGCAGCGAGCTGGTCAGGCGTTACTCAGTGCAACTGCGCACCCGACAATATAACCCACGCAGTATTAATCTAAAGCTCAGCTGTGTGCGCAGTTTGTACAAGTTTTTACAGCATAAGCAATCCATCAACCATGACACACATAATCCGGCGCAAGGGCTACAAGGGCCAAAATTTCAAAAGCCGCTCCCTAAGAGTCTGGATGTGGATCAAATGGCGCAGCTGCTGGATATTGAGGATGACGATGTACTCGCCGTGCGCGACAAAGCCATGATGGAACTAATGTATTCCAGCGGGCTGCGGATCAGTGAACTGGTCAACGCCAACCTGCATGATATCCGCGATGGCGAAATCCGGGTACTGGGTAAAGGTAACAAGGAACGGGTTGTACCGGTGGGCTCCAAAGCCCTGGACGCCATTGCGCAGTGGTTAAAACACCGTCCGCAATTTGCCCATGCCGATGAAACTGCGTTGTTTGTCAGCAAACGTAAAACACGTATTTCGGTGCGCCATGTGCGCGCCAGAATGCAGCAATGGGGGATCCGCCAGGGGATAACGGGTACCATTCACCCGCACAAACTGCGTCACTCCTTTGCCACGCACTTACTCGAATCCAGTGGTGATCTGCGGGCCATACAGGAAATGTTAGGTCACACCAGTTTATCCGCCACCCAGGTCTACACCCATGTCGATTTTGGCCACCTTGCCAAAGTGTACGACAACGCACATCCCAGAGCTCGTAAACAACGCAAAGACTGA